The nucleotide window ctatgtgtcagccctgtgatgacctggcgacttgtccagggtgtaccccgcctttcgcccgtagtcagctgggataggctccagcttgcctgcaaccctgtagaaggataaagcggctagggatgatgagatgagactttaaaaaaaaaaaaaaaaatgcacattttTATTGTGTCCACTTCAAAATATAGCCACCATTTTAAAGGCCACACAGGGGCTTGGTGTCATTTCCAAAACCATTTGATACAAACCATTATATCAACTAATTTTTTGGGACACTGCCAAGGCATAGTGACTGGGAACAATTACACATGTCTGTAAGGTCAACATTTATTTATCGACAGCTAATTTTCAGTGCAGTAGCACGCGTATCAAAGATAAAACAGTCCTGTTCACGCCAAAAGAGTGCCGTAAAAGTTGACAAACTCAACACTTGGTAAGTGTATTGTGTAGCTGAAGTTCTTTCCTGGAGTAAACTGGAATAAAAAGGTTAAAAAATGATCATAAATATCTGATCGACACGCGTTTAAGTGGAAGCATAATACAGCTGTTTAAAGGTACACGTTATTCCGTCCATAAACATACTTAATACTCAAATAAACCCAAGTCTCATTTCtttaaacaaacacacaaaagtgTAGAACACCACCTTGAAAAATGTGCAAGTATGTTTCACAGGACATCACACTTCAAGTGCACCTGGTTTTCCGGATGGTTTCTTCAAATAAAATGTAAATTTTGTCTATTTACGGACACGTGTCGTCTCGTTAGTTTCCACCTGATTGTGAAGTGTTTAACACGGACGTCGTCAAGGCTTAGCGatggtggaaatgagacaaaattctAAGGAATATAACAGTTTTCTTCAGAAGTGGTGGTGTCTTGCTAAGAAAAGTCTCAATTTCATTTGAAATTACACTTGGCATCGACTGCTATGAgttccgccattttggaaatcctCAACATCGCGTCACAACTTGTGAACTCAAGTCGTAAAAAAGACCACGAGAGCGTACGGCTCGTTTTGGAACACTGTAAAAGTCCAACGTAATTCTAAAACTGGGATCATCTGTTGTGCGAGTTTGCACTTATGACGGTTCACGTTGTGAGCTTCTTCTTAGGCAGGAAGGTGTTGGTGATttggttcatcaccaccagagcaGGGAAAGGAGGCAGGAGCAGGAAGGCGTACCAAATCGGCCCTTTGACGGTGGCCTGGAACCAGTTGCTGAATAAGGCTGCGGTGACGGTGACTGTGGTCAGCAGGTAGGCCACGAGACCACAGGTGGCGTGATAGAGCCGCAGCCGGGGTACGGACACGGTGTGGATGAGCTTGGGGAACAGCAGGCACACGCCGCAGGCCGCCTGCAGCGCCGTAGCCACCAGCGTCCCGACGCCCAACAGGCTGTGCCAGGTCTCCAGGTGGGGGTGCTCTGACTTGCTCTTACTGGCCACGATGAAGCCGAGGCCCATGGCTgcgaaaagcagcagcagcacctGCAGGACCCAGTGCGTACGCACCTTCCCTTTACGGGACTTGAAGCAGCATGGAGAACCCTCAGCTGAGAAGAGCAGGATTCCCTCCGTCATGCACAGACAGAACTGAGAGGGGAAAGAAAAGAGCGGATGAGTTTAACAGGGTCTTATAAATGCCACATGCACATCTTTTCTGActggtgaaggaggcgtggtctgacTCCACAAAGCGAACACTATTTACACTCATCGGTCGCTTGTAAGCGTGCACTGCCCAACACTGCCTTGTTGTTTTCTTGATTTTTAGACGAGCAGAGCAAACTAATCATACTAGCGATGCGCTCTCACCAGAGGTACCAACGATCTTTGCGACAGTCTTCCAAGATTCTCTGGACAAATTGACTGAGTTGCCAGATATGACAGGATTGCTTTTAAATGGATCACACCGCACTCACGATAAAAAGgtgcaaaacaaaaccaaaagactgttaaaacaagaaaaaatgtctgcacacttagatccttatattcatttaattgccaagctttcggtcagagaccttcctcagggcacaaacagagcatacaacaaactaatcaattaagattcatttaaggcccttttccactaccctttttcagctcgcttcagctcacttcagcccgacacggctcgcgtttcgactaccaaaaaacagcacgactcagctcgcttcagccctgcttagcccctaaaactcgcaccgttttggagtggggctgaagcgagccaaatcgagccgagtgaggctgggggcgtgagcagacactcccctgtgcactgattggtgaggaggagtgtcctcacatgcccacacacgccccgcgagcacgctgggatctgtaaacaccgtaaacccggaagaagaattacgaattacgagaatttctgaagccttatgcgcctcgcctcatctatacgctcttgccagtatctgtccgcgttgtcggtgacaacaagccacagaaccaagaccagcaacactaacgactgcatgtccatgtttattgtttactattcgggtcatgagactaccgcttaaaagctcactgatgtcactgtttgcgctgcttaacgacatcacgtgacgtccacccactttcgctaactccacccaatgtgtccacccacttccagccagcacggttcagcgcggttgtagtcgaaatgcaactccaacagccccactcagctcgactcagcacggcacggctcagcccaactcagccgcatttgtagtggaaaagcgacaTAAGTTGCTCAGTCACACCTGCACAGATGAGTTGTAGTCCAAGTGTGGGAGTTATAGTTTTTCTGTTCTTCCTGGTTTCATATTTCCTCTACCCAAGGTAGCTGGCATTAAATTGACCCCAAATGCACCAATAAAATTACCCACCACAACAACATACATCTTTTTACATACAAACTTAAGTACACACACATATGTGCAAGTTCAAGATAACTGCATGAACATCAGCAAGAACTTCATAAACTGCAGTTTCAAGACTTAACAAATGGTATTCCTCCAATCATAACATAACACTCATGTCAAAgtctacatttaaccctttgggttGTAGGGCATCTAATGTATGGATCCAAAACAATTCCCTTTGACATAGCACTTTATCAATGTTCCCACCCCTTGACAATTTAACTTGCTCAATTCCCTGAAACCGTAGGGAAGAAACAGGGTGGGCACACTCTACAAAGTGACAAGCCACAGGGTAATTAAGATCAGCCCGTCTAATCGAACTCTTATGTTCGCTGATCCTTTGTTTTAAGCTACGTGTAGTTTTTCCCACATAGACCTCATCACAGGGACAtcttaacaaataaacaacattcTTTATATTGCATGTAATAAAACCCTTCACATAAGTCTTGAAACTGCAGTTTATgaagttcttgctgatgtttatgcagttatcttgaacttacacttgcttatgtgtgtgtgtacttaagTTTGTAAGTAAAAAGATGTATGTTTTTGTGGTGGGTAATTTTATTGGTGCATTTGGGGTCAATTTAATGCCAGCTACCTTGGGTAGAGGAAATATGAAACCAGGAAGAACagaaaaactacaactcccacacTTGGACTACAACTCATCTGTGCAGGTGTGACTGAGCACCTTAATGAATCTTAATTGATTAGTTTGTTGTACTCTATCTGTTTGTGCCCTGAGGAAGGTCTCTGACCGAAAGCTTGGCAATTAAATGAATATAAGGATCtaagtgtgcagacattttttcttgttttaacaGATATGACAGGATAAAATAAAACcatgatgatgattttttttttcctcctgaagAGAAAACCGGCACTAATTGTGGCTAGAAAAGGAATGAGACACCAAAAGCACTGTAGGATTAAAACACAATGATTAAAACCAAACCTTAGTCCAATACACTGAGTCTGCTTCcatgtaccaaaaaaaaaaaatctgataacTGGGCAGTAACTTGAGCAGTGATGTGATGATAGCTCAACATCAATTCAtcaataatcctttttttataatCGTAAAATTGTAATTTCTGTCTGTCTGCAGTtttctccagaaaaaaaaaaaactgctgctgATTTACTGACACACATTTATTGAGGACTTTGTCACGTCACCATGGGTGCGGCGTTtaatttctttttatcttttgttTCTTCCACACCTTCACTCGTGCCTTCAATAGCTTTCAGATTAACCCCTTAAACTCCAGACTGATCATTCGTCTAAAATCCAGGAAATCTTATATATTATGTAAAAACACACTCGGTGTAATCACCAAATCTCATTCAGTTCAACTGGAAAAAGTGTTGCTGTTGATTGCTTGAGGAAGGGAAACTAAGTCCCACAGTCACTGAGGTTCCTTCACACAGTACAATAGGAGACTGTGTACAGATGAGGTGCGGGAAGGTCACACCACGTTGCTCGGCACGTCACTGTGATGGAAAAGTGTTCTGCGTCAGTCGTAACCATAGACTCTGTGCTGACATGTGGAGAGGAGGGGAGGGAAGAGGTGCGAGCCTAATCATCTCACTGTTCCTCCGTGTACTATTCATAATTCAGGAACGCGATGCATTATTCATCGATTGGCCTCGAGGCCGTGCGCCAGTGAAACATTAATCATCCCCGAACAAAAAAGAAACAGAGCAACGCAAAAGACAGGCAcagagaaaaagaaaggaaacaaAAGGAAAAGGGCATTTTCTTCAGACGCCAATGACTTCTGTGAAACATAAAACTGTTTCAGGAACTTACCCCGAGTGACATGCAGAGCGGGTGCCATGAGAAGAGGCctgcaaataaacaaatgagCACCTAGAAGTTAGAGTGAACACCGATGATAATCATGATTTGCATTTTCATTCTTTAACTTCAGTTCCAATGCTGCATTCGGTCTACTTCATGTAGCTTTAACTCCCTTGATCCCAAATACCTCACTAGAGGGAAACTGAGCGATGTGCATCATCTAAACACAGACTGATCTGTTTTGACGGATGACTAAAAGAGACCAAAAAGTTGTGAAATCTTTCATGATAACTAGGATCTCGGACATTTTCAGCTTGAGGATTGGATCAGATCTTGTGTGGTACAGATGCAAGTCATCATTCACAGAAGGTGAATTCACATACCATCGTAAAAGAAAAGATCAGACACTTTCTCGCTGCATCCTGCAGTCACCTTGCTGAGCACATTTCTGCTGATTTTGCTGCACTTTCAGGCTTGCCTCAGCTCTTCTCATGAACAAGTTGGGTCAAACCTGTTTTACACTCAACCATCGCCTCGTGTTAGTTCTTTTTAAGCCAAACTAAAAATCTCCCTCCTTTCCTGAAGATTATTGGCTTTAAGGAGTTAAATTTCGGTAGTTCTTGGAAGCAGTTTTGACAAGACGTGAAGTAGTCTTCTGGCGAGCTTCAGCAGGAAAAAGTAAAACAAagcatgtacagtgccttgcacaaATATTTACCACTTTTCTACATTTCGTAATGTTGCGACTGAACT belongs to Neoarius graeffei isolate fNeoGra1 chromosome 26, fNeoGra1.pri, whole genome shotgun sequence and includes:
- the LOC132874547 gene encoding probable transmembrane reductase CYB561D1 isoform X1, with amino-acid sequence MRDPAVEYSPVGEGLGMREYWLYACMRKIALVAAHCVALGFTALIGVLSRPGTSLFSWHPLCMSLGFCLCMTEGILLFSAEGSPCCFKSRKGKVRTHWVLQVLLLLFAAMGLGFIVASKSKSEHPHLETWHSLLGVGTLVATALQAACGVCLLFPKLIHTVSVPRLRLYHATCGLVAYLLTTVTVTAALFSNWFQATVKGPIWYAFLLLPPFPALVVMNQITNTFLPKKKLTT
- the LOC132874547 gene encoding probable transmembrane reductase CYB561D1 isoform X2; its protein translation is MTSLCFSEGLFSWHPLCMSLGFCLCMTEGILLFSAEGSPCCFKSRKGKVRTHWVLQVLLLLFAAMGLGFIVASKSKSEHPHLETWHSLLGVGTLVATALQAACGVCLLFPKLIHTVSVPRLRLYHATCGLVAYLLTTVTVTAALFSNWFQATVKGPIWYAFLLLPPFPALVVMNQITNTFLPKKKLTT